A genomic window from Triticum urartu cultivar G1812 chromosome 7, Tu2.1, whole genome shotgun sequence includes:
- the LOC125524864 gene encoding pathogenesis-related protein 1-like, whose protein sequence is MQTPKLAILLALAMAAAMVNPSEAQNTPQDYVSPHNAARATVGVGAVSWSTKLQGFAQSYANQRINDCKLQHSGGPYGENIFWGSAGADWKAADAVNAWVGEKQDYDYGSNTCAAGKVCGHYTQVVWRASTSIGCARVVCNNNLGVFITCNYEPRGNIIGQKPY, encoded by the coding sequence ATGCAGACGCCCAAGCTAGCCATCTTGCTCGCCCTAGCCATGGCAGCCGCCATGGTTAATCCTTCCGAGGCGCAGAATACGCCGCAGGACTACGTTTCACCGCACAACGCAGCCCGCGCCACCGTCGGCGTGGGCGCGGTGAGCTGGAGCACGAAGCTGCAGGGGTTCGCCCAGAGCTACGCCAACCAGAGGATCAACGACTGCAAGCTCCAGCACTCGGGCGGGCCGTACGGGGAGAACATCTTCTGGGGGTCGGCCGGCGCGGACTGGAAGGCGGCGGACGCGGTGAACGCGTGGGTGGGCGAGAAGCAGGACTACGACTATGGCTCCAACACCTGCGCGGCGGGGAAGGTGTGCGGGCACTACACGCAGGTGGTATGGCGCGCGTCCACCAGCATCGGCTGCGCTCGCGTCGTCTGCAACAACAACCTCGGCGTCTTCATCACCTGCAACTACGAGCCCCGCGGGAATATCATTGGACAGAAACCATACTAG